In Panacibacter ginsenosidivorans, the following proteins share a genomic window:
- the hemA gene encoding glutamyl-tRNA reductase, translated as MRQNKINQQIKKMHISQFYIAGINYKKTDASVRGLFAVNNDHYASVLQKAPDYFLDQLFILSTCNRTEIYGIAPCADSLVHLLCSETEGSVETFKELAYIKQGEEAIEHLFNVASGLDSQILGDYEIVGQIKQATRFAKEHGFVGAFLERMVNTVLQSSKAVKGQTALSGGTVSVSFAAIQFLMDNVTNVANKKILLLGTGKIGRNTCKNLVDYLHTTNITLINRTPDKAVELADELGLQYASFEDADKYIAEADIIIVATNAEQPVIMKADLESSNTKILIDLSIPNNIDPLAKELAHITLVNVDDLSKINDATLQKRQAEVPKAKAIIAEHIDEFTEWYSMRKNVPVLKAVKQKLQDMHACNLFMAMHPNLGENYTHHASSDSIQKVINNMALKMRQQRKPGCNYIEAINDFITSRVH; from the coding sequence TTGCGTCAGAATAAAATTAACCAGCAGATAAAGAAAATGCATATCAGCCAGTTTTATATCGCCGGGATCAACTACAAAAAAACAGATGCATCTGTAAGAGGTTTGTTTGCTGTTAATAATGATCATTATGCTTCTGTACTTCAGAAGGCTCCGGACTATTTTCTTGATCAGCTTTTTATATTGAGTACCTGCAACCGCACAGAGATCTATGGAATTGCACCTTGTGCAGACAGCCTGGTTCATTTGCTTTGCAGCGAAACAGAAGGTTCAGTTGAAACATTTAAAGAACTGGCTTATATAAAACAAGGCGAAGAAGCAATTGAACACCTTTTCAATGTAGCTTCTGGTTTAGATTCCCAGATTCTTGGTGATTATGAAATTGTGGGCCAGATAAAACAGGCTACCAGATTTGCAAAAGAGCATGGTTTCGTTGGTGCTTTTCTTGAAAGAATGGTGAATACTGTTTTACAATCTTCGAAAGCAGTAAAAGGCCAGACCGCATTAAGTGGTGGTACTGTTTCTGTATCTTTTGCAGCTATCCAGTTTTTGATGGATAATGTTACAAATGTTGCTAATAAAAAAATACTGTTGCTTGGCACAGGAAAGATTGGCCGCAACACATGTAAAAATCTTGTTGATTATTTACACACCACGAATATTACACTTATCAATCGCACCCCAGATAAAGCTGTTGAGCTGGCAGATGAATTAGGGTTACAATACGCATCATTTGAAGATGCTGATAAATATATTGCGGAAGCAGATATTATAATTGTTGCTACCAATGCAGAGCAACCTGTTATTATGAAAGCAGATCTTGAAAGCAGTAATACCAAAATCCTTATTGATCTTTCCATTCCTAATAATATTGACCCATTAGCAAAAGAACTTGCTCATATTACTTTAGTAAATGTGGATGATCTTTCAAAGATCAACGATGCCACTTTACAGAAACGTCAGGCAGAAGTTCCCAAAGCAAAAGCAATTATAGCAGAGCACATTGATGAATTTACAGAATGGTACAGCATGCGTAAGAATGTTCCTGTTTTAAAAGCAGTAAAACAAAAGCTTCAGGATATGCATGCATGTAATCTTTTTATGGCTATGCATCCAAATCTTGGAGAAAATTACACACATCACGCTTCATCAGATTCTATTCAAAAAGTTATTAATAATATGGCCCTTAAAATGCGCCAGCAACGCAAACCCGGGTGTAATTATATAGAAGCAATTAATGATTTCATTACCAGCCGCGTTCATTAA
- the hemC gene encoding hydroxymethylbilane synthase, which produces MSKVLRIGTRESQLAVWQAELVKSQLAQNNIESELVFIKSEGDIDLVTPLYEIGVQGIFTKTLDAALLSRRIDLAVHSMKDVPVQLAKGIVQAAVLKRASYKDILVYKNDTGFLNEKNSVATIATSSIRRKAQWLHQYPNHTIENLRGNVNTRLQKVKDNNWNGAIFAAAGVERINVRPENSIDITWMLPAPAQGAIMIVCNEDDAETKAVCASLNDETTAACTKIERDFLKTLMGGCSTPISALAEIENDKIHFKGNIFSLDGTRFLETERLIDINNAITSGIDAAKELLNRGADKITAAIRNAII; this is translated from the coding sequence ATGTCCAAAGTTTTAAGGATCGGTACAAGAGAAAGCCAGTTAGCCGTTTGGCAGGCAGAGCTTGTAAAATCTCAATTAGCACAAAACAATATTGAAAGTGAATTGGTCTTCATCAAAAGTGAAGGCGATATTGATTTGGTTACACCTTTATATGAAATAGGCGTGCAGGGCATTTTTACCAAAACACTTGATGCCGCATTGCTTAGCAGAAGAATTGATCTTGCAGTTCATTCCATGAAAGATGTTCCCGTACAACTTGCAAAAGGAATTGTGCAGGCTGCAGTGTTGAAAAGAGCTTCTTATAAAGACATTCTTGTTTATAAAAACGATACAGGTTTTCTCAACGAGAAAAATTCAGTTGCAACAATCGCAACAAGCAGTATTCGTCGTAAAGCGCAATGGTTGCACCAATACCCAAATCATACAATCGAAAATCTTCGTGGTAATGTAAATACACGTTTACAAAAGGTTAAAGACAATAACTGGAACGGCGCCATCTTTGCCGCGGCAGGTGTTGAACGTATTAATGTGCGTCCTGAAAATTCTATTGATATAACCTGGATGTTACCTGCACCTGCACAAGGGGCGATCATGATTGTATGTAATGAAGATGATGCAGAAACAAAAGCAGTGTGTGCATCATTAAACGATGAGACAACTGCAGCTTGCACAAAAATTGAAAGAGATTTTTTAAAGACATTGATGGGTGGTTGCTCAACGCCAATAAGTGCATTGGCAGAGATTGAAAATGATAAAATACATTTCAAAGGAAATATTTTCTCATTAGATGGAACCCGATTTTTAGAAACAGAAAGATTAATTGACATAAATAATGCAATTACTTCAGGTATTGATGCAGCTAAAGAATTATTAAACAGAGGCGCAGATAAAATAACAGCCGCTATCAGGAATGCCATCATTTAA
- a CDS encoding uroporphyrinogen-III synthase: protein MLIYKAANKGISIDEVSFVETEAIITTDIIEKIKNIATKKATVVFTSMNAVDAVTAQLTQIPDWKIFCVGGVTKETVFNFFGEKSVEGTAKNAKMLAEKIILTGESKEVFFFCGDQRLDELPETLNANDIKVNEVIVYTTRLIPNFIVKNYDGIIFFSPSAVHSFFSDNTIATSVVLFSIGTTTTATIKTYCTNKIITSEWPGKENMIDLVLDYYKT from the coding sequence ATGCTTATATACAAAGCAGCTAACAAAGGCATAAGTATAGATGAAGTATCGTTTGTAGAAACGGAAGCAATTATAACAACGGATATTATTGAGAAGATAAAAAATATCGCAACAAAAAAAGCAACAGTAGTTTTTACAAGCATGAATGCAGTGGATGCGGTTACTGCGCAGTTAACGCAGATACCAGACTGGAAAATTTTTTGCGTTGGTGGTGTTACCAAAGAAACTGTTTTCAATTTTTTTGGAGAGAAATCTGTTGAAGGCACAGCAAAGAATGCAAAAATGCTGGCAGAAAAAATAATTCTCACGGGTGAAAGCAAAGAGGTTTTTTTCTTTTGCGGAGATCAGCGGCTCGACGAGTTACCGGAAACCCTCAACGCAAATGATATAAAAGTTAATGAAGTAATTGTCTATACCACAAGGCTTATTCCAAATTTCATTGTTAAGAATTACGATGGCATTATTTTTTTCAGCCCAAGTGCTGTGCATAGTTTTTTTTCAGATAATACAATTGCCACAAGTGTAGTATTGTTTTCGATCGGTACCACTACAACGGCCACAATAAAAACATATTGCACCAATAAGATCATTACAAGCGAGTGGCCCGGCAAAGAAAATATGATAGATTTAGTATTGGATTATTATAAAACATAA